A window of the Agrococcus jejuensis genome harbors these coding sequences:
- the aceA gene encoding isocitrate lyase yields MTEHQHQHQHQHTQEQAAAALQLEWDADTRWTGVARDYSAADVVRLRGSIVEERTLARRGAERLFERLQQPEPVRALGALTGNQAVQQVKAGLEAIYLSGWQVAADANLAGQTYPDQSLYPANSVPNVVRRINNALLRADQIEHAEGTRSVDDWLVPIVADAEAGFGGPLNAFELQRGMIAAGAAGVHWEDQLASEKKCGHLGGKVLIPTQQHVRTLNAARLASDVEGVPTVIVARTDAEAATLITSDVDERDRPFLTGGRTAEGFYEVRNGIDPCIARGRAYAPYADLLWMETSKPDLDTARRFAEGIKDEFPDQLLAYNCSPSFNWRKHLDDDQIASFQRELGAMGFRFQFITLAGFHALNHSMFDLAKGYAEQHMTAYVDLQERELAAESQGYTATRHQREVGTGWFDLVASALNPDSGTLALAGSTETAQFH; encoded by the coding sequence ATGACCGAGCACCAGCACCAGCACCAGCACCAGCACACCCAGGAGCAGGCAGCAGCGGCGCTGCAGCTCGAGTGGGATGCGGACACGCGTTGGACCGGCGTCGCCCGCGACTACTCGGCCGCCGACGTCGTGCGGCTGCGCGGCTCGATCGTCGAGGAGCGCACGCTCGCCCGCCGCGGCGCCGAGCGCCTCTTCGAGCGGCTGCAGCAGCCCGAGCCCGTGCGCGCGCTCGGCGCCCTCACCGGCAACCAGGCGGTGCAGCAGGTGAAGGCGGGCCTCGAGGCCATCTACCTCTCGGGCTGGCAGGTCGCCGCCGACGCGAACCTCGCGGGCCAGACCTACCCCGACCAGAGCCTCTACCCGGCGAACTCGGTGCCGAACGTGGTGCGCCGCATCAACAACGCCCTGCTGCGCGCCGACCAGATCGAGCACGCCGAGGGCACCCGCTCGGTCGACGACTGGCTCGTGCCGATCGTCGCGGATGCCGAGGCGGGCTTCGGCGGTCCGCTCAACGCGTTCGAGCTGCAGCGCGGCATGATCGCCGCCGGCGCGGCGGGCGTGCACTGGGAGGACCAGCTCGCGTCCGAGAAGAAGTGCGGCCACCTCGGCGGCAAGGTGCTCATCCCGACGCAGCAGCACGTGCGCACCCTCAACGCGGCGCGGCTCGCCTCCGACGTCGAGGGCGTGCCCACCGTCATCGTGGCTCGCACCGACGCCGAGGCGGCGACGCTCATCACGAGCGACGTCGACGAGCGCGACCGCCCGTTCCTCACCGGCGGCCGCACGGCAGAGGGCTTCTACGAGGTGCGGAACGGGATCGATCCGTGCATCGCCCGCGGCCGCGCGTACGCCCCGTACGCCGACCTGCTGTGGATGGAGACGTCGAAGCCCGACCTCGACACCGCCCGCCGCTTCGCCGAGGGCATCAAGGACGAGTTCCCCGACCAGCTGCTCGCGTACAACTGCTCGCCGTCGTTCAACTGGCGCAAGCACCTGGACGACGACCAGATCGCGTCGTTCCAGCGCGAGCTCGGCGCGATGGGATTCCGGTTCCAGTTCATCACCCTGGCCGGCTTCCACGCGCTCAACCACTCGATGTTCGACCTCGCCAAGGGCTACGCCGAGCAGCACATGACCGCCTACGTCGACCTGCAGGAGCGCGAGCTCGCTGCCGAGTCGCAGGGCTACACCGCCACGCGCCACCAGCGCGAGGTGGGCACCGGATGGTTCGACCTCGTCGCCTCCGCCCTCAACCCCGACTCGGGGACCCTCGCCCTCGCCGGCTCCACCGAGACCGCGCAGTTCCACTGA
- the aceB gene encoding malate synthase A — protein sequence MTDRIRITEHAPGQERVLTPQALEFLLSLHDLAERRRRELRRLRRTRRAALADGATPTFLPETRHIRDDATWQVAPPAPGLEDRRVEITGPIERKMTINALNSGARVWLADCEDASSPTWENVIASQANLQDAIRGTIEFTSPQGKEYRVTAERTPTIVVRPRGWHLDERRILVDGEPMSASLVDFGLHMLHNADALIASGRGPYFYLPKLESHLEARLWNDVFVAAQDMLLIPRGTIRATVLIETISAAFEMEEILYELREHSSGLNAGRWDYLFSIIRAFRFRGPDFVLPDRSALTMTAPFMRAYTEQLVRACHRRGAHAIGGMAAFVPSAKDPEATQVALAQVAEDKRREAADGFDGSWVAHPGLVETAQAEFDAVLGDAPHQLGRSRDDVVPDEAALIDLSTTPGDITEAGLRLNVEVGIRYMEAWLRGQGAVAIHSLMEDAATAEISRSQVWQWIHVEARTVEGHTISRDRVKGIVRELSASFERFDGDRFDEAVTLFHEVALRPTYPAFFTLAGTERYLSPLAEETPIAA from the coding sequence ATGACCGACCGCATCCGCATCACCGAGCACGCCCCAGGCCAGGAGCGCGTGCTCACGCCCCAGGCCCTCGAGTTCCTGCTGTCGCTGCACGACCTCGCCGAGCGACGCCGCCGCGAGCTGCGCCGCCTGCGCCGCACCCGTCGCGCGGCGCTCGCCGACGGCGCGACGCCCACCTTCCTGCCCGAGACGCGGCACATCCGCGACGACGCCACCTGGCAGGTCGCGCCGCCCGCGCCCGGGCTCGAGGACCGCCGCGTCGAGATCACCGGCCCCATCGAGCGCAAGATGACCATCAACGCGCTCAACTCGGGCGCCCGCGTGTGGCTCGCCGACTGCGAGGACGCCTCCTCCCCCACGTGGGAGAACGTCATCGCGAGCCAGGCGAACCTGCAGGACGCCATCCGCGGCACCATCGAGTTCACGAGCCCGCAGGGCAAGGAGTACCGCGTCACGGCCGAGCGCACGCCGACGATCGTCGTGCGGCCGCGCGGCTGGCACCTCGACGAGCGCCGCATCCTCGTCGACGGCGAGCCGATGAGCGCGTCGCTCGTCGACTTCGGCCTGCACATGCTGCACAACGCCGACGCGCTCATCGCGTCGGGTCGCGGCCCGTACTTCTACCTGCCGAAGCTCGAGAGCCACCTCGAGGCGCGACTGTGGAACGACGTGTTCGTCGCGGCGCAGGACATGCTGCTCATCCCCCGCGGCACCATCCGCGCGACCGTGCTCATCGAGACGATCTCGGCCGCGTTCGAGATGGAGGAGATCCTCTACGAGCTGCGCGAGCACTCGTCTGGGCTCAACGCTGGGCGCTGGGACTACCTGTTCTCGATCATCCGCGCCTTCCGCTTCCGCGGGCCCGACTTCGTGCTGCCCGACCGCTCGGCGCTCACGATGACGGCGCCGTTCATGCGGGCGTACACCGAGCAGCTCGTGCGCGCGTGCCACCGCCGTGGTGCGCACGCGATCGGCGGCATGGCGGCGTTCGTGCCGAGCGCCAAGGACCCGGAGGCGACGCAGGTCGCGCTCGCGCAGGTCGCCGAGGACAAGCGCCGCGAGGCGGCCGACGGCTTCGACGGCTCGTGGGTCGCGCACCCCGGCCTCGTCGAGACGGCGCAGGCCGAGTTCGACGCCGTGCTGGGCGACGCCCCGCATCAGCTGGGTCGCAGCCGCGACGACGTCGTGCCCGACGAGGCGGCGCTCATCGACCTGTCGACGACGCCCGGCGACATCACCGAGGCGGGCCTCAGGCTCAACGTCGAGGTCGGCATCCGGTACATGGAGGCGTGGCTGCGCGGCCAGGGCGCCGTCGCCATCCACTCGCTCATGGAGGACGCGGCGACGGCCGAGATCTCGCGCTCGCAGGTGTGGCAGTGGATCCACGTCGAGGCGCGCACCGTCGAGGGCCACACGATCTCGCGGGATCGCGTGAAGGGCATCGTGCGCGAGCTGTCGGCGTCGTTCGAGCGCTTCGACGGCGACCGCTTCGACGAGGCCGTCACGCTGTTCCACGAGGTGGCGCTGCGGCCGACGTACCCGGCGTTCTTCACGCTCGCCGGCACCGAGCGGTACCTGTCGCCGCTCGCGGAGGAGACGCCGATCGCGGCGTGA
- a CDS encoding bifunctional 3'-5' exonuclease/DNA polymerase: MDAVIAPVGDAWEVAVVGDDGAVRDRRTIDDLPAAVAALEPERPRWVWQDSTRVAPVLLAAGVAVERARDLRLSHRILADAGRMPLDARWLRRLRAPDGALFSMDEAPEPVDALIAELARQEAAVGDDASLRLLLGAESTGALIAEELLHVGLPWSSAEHDRLLADALGPRPMAGRPALLQALADDVDRILGHRVSIDSAPELLRALRGAGLDVRSTSRWELREIDHPVVEPLIAYKRLYRLWTANGWQWADEWVRDGRFHAEYVPAGVVTGRWATAGGGAMQIAKQVRGAVVADPGWRLVVADAAQLEPRVLAAMARDEALAEAAVGDLYEGLVDDGVVESRPKAKVAMLGALYGGTSGDSGRLVPALRRAYPRAMRVVDDAATTGERGGVVRTWLGRTSAPMPPARSGIADRDAVSRERAWGRFTRNFVVQGSAAEWALCWMALLRRSLRAGGGELVYFLHDEVIVHAPAERAEAVADEIRAAAAGAGRMLFGSFPITFPVDARIVGDYGAAND; this comes from the coding sequence GTGGATGCGGTGATCGCGCCGGTCGGCGACGCATGGGAGGTCGCGGTCGTCGGCGACGACGGCGCCGTGCGCGACCGTCGCACGATCGACGATCTGCCGGCCGCGGTCGCCGCGCTCGAGCCCGAGCGGCCGCGCTGGGTGTGGCAGGACTCGACGCGCGTCGCGCCCGTGCTGCTCGCCGCGGGCGTCGCCGTCGAGCGGGCGCGCGACCTGCGCCTGAGCCACCGCATCCTGGCCGACGCCGGCCGCATGCCGCTCGACGCGCGCTGGCTGCGGCGGCTGCGCGCACCCGACGGCGCGCTGTTCTCGATGGACGAGGCACCCGAGCCCGTCGACGCGCTCATCGCCGAGCTCGCGCGGCAGGAGGCCGCGGTCGGCGACGACGCGTCGCTGCGCCTGCTGCTCGGCGCCGAGTCGACGGGCGCGCTCATCGCCGAGGAGCTGCTGCACGTGGGCCTGCCGTGGTCGTCGGCCGAGCACGACCGGCTGCTCGCCGACGCGCTCGGTCCGCGGCCGATGGCGGGCCGGCCCGCGCTGCTGCAGGCGCTCGCCGACGACGTCGACCGCATCCTCGGCCACCGCGTGAGCATCGACTCGGCCCCCGAGCTGCTGCGCGCGCTGCGCGGCGCCGGCCTCGACGTGCGCTCGACGTCGCGGTGGGAGCTGCGCGAGATCGACCATCCCGTCGTCGAGCCGCTCATCGCCTACAAGCGGCTCTACCGGCTGTGGACCGCGAACGGGTGGCAGTGGGCGGACGAGTGGGTGCGCGACGGGCGGTTCCACGCCGAGTACGTGCCCGCGGGCGTCGTCACGGGTCGATGGGCGACGGCGGGCGGCGGCGCGATGCAGATCGCGAAGCAGGTGCGCGGCGCCGTCGTCGCCGATCCTGGCTGGCGGCTCGTCGTGGCTGACGCGGCCCAGCTCGAGCCGCGCGTGCTCGCGGCCATGGCCCGCGACGAGGCGCTCGCCGAGGCCGCCGTCGGCGACCTCTACGAGGGCCTCGTCGACGACGGCGTCGTCGAGTCGCGGCCCAAGGCGAAGGTCGCGATGCTCGGCGCGCTCTACGGCGGCACCTCGGGCGACTCCGGCAGGCTCGTGCCCGCGCTGCGGCGCGCGTACCCGCGGGCCATGCGCGTCGTCGACGACGCGGCGACGACGGGGGAGCGCGGCGGCGTCGTGCGCACGTGGCTCGGCCGCACGAGCGCGCCGATGCCGCCCGCGCGCTCGGGGATCGCCGACCGGGATGCCGTGTCGCGCGAACGCGCGTGGGGCCGCTTCACGCGCAACTTCGTCGTGCAGGGCTCGGCCGCCGAGTGGGCGCTGTGCTGGATGGCGCTCCTGCGTCGCAGCCTGCGTGCGGGCGGCGGCGAGCTCGTGTACTTCCTGCACGACGAGGTCATCGTGCACGCCCCGGCCGAGCGCGCTGAGGCCGTCGCCGACGAGATCCGTGCGGCCGCGGCGGGCGCCGGCCGCATGCTCTTCGGATCGTTCCCCATCACGTTCCCCGTCGACGCACGCATCGTCGGCGACTACGGCGCCGCGAACGACTGA
- a CDS encoding XRE family transcriptional regulator: MTMSSWNRSTSAPEPPDADATDPLQLGKAIRHHRKAAGLTLDAVHDAIGLAPSQLSAIETGKREIRFQTLQRLAGLLGVSLDALTGEAPPSERAARELRLERAMRSPLWVQKQLPTMRVGPRTPDDVLETMLALVDELERQAEERIATPEEARRANAQLRGEMRARDNHFPEIEREAAGILADVGYAQGPLSQHLIAAITERLGFTVHHVGDLPHSTRSVTDLKRRRIYLSRSTRGDHDPRSVLLQALGHHVLGHDVPSDYGAFLRQRVETNYFAAALLMPEATAVSFLADAKAERQLAVEDLRDAFAVSYEMAAHRLTNLATKHLGIPLHFQKVHESGIIYKAYENDGVTFPADHTGAIEGQPVCKRWTSREVFDVPDKVNAFEQYTETPAGTFWCTAMTERSAQGEFSLSIGVPFAQARWFRGRATKERSASQCPDPSCCRTPPTELADAWAGQAWPSARAHSHLLAALPPGAFPGVDETEVYTFLAARD; encoded by the coding sequence ATGACGATGTCGTCCTGGAATCGCTCCACGAGCGCCCCCGAGCCGCCGGATGCCGACGCGACGGATCCGCTGCAGCTCGGCAAGGCGATCCGGCACCATCGCAAGGCCGCGGGGCTCACGCTCGACGCGGTGCACGACGCCATCGGCCTCGCACCCTCGCAGCTCTCGGCGATCGAGACCGGCAAGCGCGAGATCCGCTTCCAGACGCTGCAGCGCCTCGCCGGCCTGCTCGGCGTCTCCCTCGACGCCCTCACGGGCGAGGCGCCGCCCAGCGAGCGCGCCGCGCGCGAGCTGCGGCTCGAGCGCGCGATGCGGTCGCCGCTGTGGGTGCAGAAGCAGCTGCCCACCATGCGGGTCGGCCCGCGCACGCCCGACGACGTGCTCGAGACGATGCTCGCGCTCGTCGACGAGCTCGAGCGGCAGGCGGAGGAGCGCATCGCGACGCCCGAGGAGGCGCGGCGCGCCAACGCGCAGCTGCGCGGCGAGATGCGGGCGCGCGACAACCACTTCCCCGAGATCGAGCGCGAGGCCGCCGGCATCCTCGCCGACGTCGGCTACGCGCAGGGGCCGCTGTCGCAGCACCTCATCGCCGCGATCACCGAGCGTCTCGGCTTCACGGTGCACCACGTCGGCGATCTGCCGCACTCCACGAGGTCGGTCACCGACCTCAAGCGCCGCCGCATCTACCTGTCGCGCTCGACGCGCGGCGACCACGATCCGCGCTCCGTGCTGCTGCAGGCGCTCGGCCACCACGTGCTCGGCCACGACGTGCCCAGCGACTACGGCGCCTTCCTGCGCCAGCGCGTCGAGACGAACTACTTCGCCGCAGCGCTCCTCATGCCCGAGGCGACGGCCGTGTCGTTCCTCGCCGACGCGAAGGCCGAGAGGCAGCTCGCCGTCGAGGACCTGCGGGATGCGTTCGCCGTCTCGTACGAGATGGCGGCGCACCGGCTCACGAACCTCGCGACGAAGCACCTCGGCATCCCGCTGCACTTCCAGAAGGTGCACGAGTCGGGGATCATCTACAAGGCGTACGAGAACGACGGCGTGACCTTCCCCGCCGACCACACGGGCGCGATCGAGGGCCAGCCGGTGTGCAAGCGATGGACGAGCCGCGAGGTCTTCGACGTGCCCGACAAGGTCAACGCGTTCGAGCAGTACACCGAGACGCCGGCTGGCACGTTCTGGTGCACGGCCATGACGGAGCGCTCGGCGCAGGGGGAGTTCTCGCTGTCGATCGGCGTGCCGTTCGCGCAGGCCCGCTGGTTCCGCGGCCGGGCGACGAAGGAGCGCTCGGCGTCGCAGTGCCCCGACCCGTCATGCTGCCGCACGCCGCCGACGGAGCTCGCGGATGCGTGGGCCGGCCAGGCGTGGCCCAGCGCTCGCGCGCACTCGCACCTGCTGGCGGCGCTGCCGCCCGGCGCCTTCCCCGGCGTCGACGAGACCGAGGTCTACACGTTCCTCGCGGCGCGCGACTGA
- a CDS encoding multifunctional oxoglutarate decarboxylase/oxoglutarate dehydrogenase thiamine pyrophosphate-binding subunit/dihydrolipoyllysine-residue succinyltransferase subunit has translation MPPVRRGEGSVAAASSDFGANEWLVEEQYELFKQDRSKVAQSWWPILERYAAQLGGGTTTATTTAPPVAETPAAPPAQPATPPPPPAAPSAPTAPSAAPAAPANAGAAPAQSAPPAPPAPAKPAQRPDGTIAARTTKTPAKPAPVPADRDKADAKAESKADEPTVTPLRGMPKALAHNMDLSLAVPTATSVRTVPAKLMIDQRIVINNHLRRTRGGKISFTHLIGYALVQALKAFPSQNVSYAEVDGKPSLVAHPHVNLGIAIDLPKPDGTRALLVPSIKQADTMDFAEFIGAYEQLVKKARANKLEAGDFAGTTISLTNPGGIGTVHSVPRLMQGQGCIIGAGALDYPAEFQGASVERLADAGIGKTITLTSTYDHRVIQGAGSGEYLKVVHALLQGQDGFYEGIFADLRIPYKPIAWAQDVSVHESDELSKQTRVAQLINSYRVRGHLMADIDPLEYVQRTHPDLEIEQHGLSFWDLDREFVTGGFGGRRSAQLRDVLGVLRDTYCRTMGVEYMHIADPAQRKWFQDHLEVPYVKPTHDEQMRILRKLNEAEAFETFLQTKYVGQKRFSLEGSESMIAFLDALIQGAAEASLEEVVIGMPHRGRLNVLTNIAGKTYGQIFQEFEGAAVMQGSGDVKYHLGTEGTFVAADGSEIPVYLAANPSHLEAVNGVLEGIARAKQDRIGDGRRSVLPVLVHGDAAMAGQGVVFETLQLSQLRGYTTGGTVHLVVNNQIGFTTPPSESRSSIYSTDIAKAIGAPVFHVNGDDPEAVVRVAELAFQYREEFKRDVVIDLITYRRRGHNEGDDPTMTQPLMYSLIERKRSVRTLYAENLVGRGDITEDEYEDAQKDFQDRLERAFMETHAAATGSMPIPTQTPEATMVGTPADTGISRAAIEAIGDAHANSPEGFTVHTKVQQVLKKRLDMSRNGGVDWAFGELLALGSLLMEGTAVRMAGQDARRGTFVSRHAVMHDKVNGQEWLPLANLSEDQARLSIYDSLLSEYAAMAFEYGYSVERPDALVLWEAQFGDFVNGAQIVVDEFLSSAEQKWNQFSSLTLLLPHGYEGAGPDHSSARIERFLQLAAEQNMIIARPSTPASYFHLLRRQAYQRPRRPLIVFTPKAMLRLRDAVSPVEDFETGTFQPVIDDAKVDSSKVRRVLIHSGKIHYDIATEMAKREIDDVALVRLEQLYPLDVDALNAALDRYDGAELVWVQEEPLNQGAWPSVHYTLPRHLHHGRTLRAIGRAASASPATGSPKRSAAELAQILDEALGA, from the coding sequence ATGCCCCCGGTGAGAAGAGGCGAAGGATCCGTGGCAGCCGCGAGCAGCGACTTCGGAGCGAACGAATGGCTGGTGGAGGAGCAGTACGAGCTCTTCAAGCAGGACAGGTCGAAGGTGGCCCAGTCCTGGTGGCCGATCCTGGAGCGCTATGCAGCGCAGCTGGGAGGCGGCACCACCACCGCGACGACCACGGCGCCGCCCGTGGCTGAGACGCCCGCAGCGCCTCCCGCGCAGCCGGCGACCCCGCCACCGCCGCCCGCCGCCCCCTCGGCGCCGACGGCGCCGAGCGCGGCCCCCGCGGCTCCGGCCAACGCCGGCGCGGCCCCCGCGCAGTCGGCACCGCCCGCTCCCCCGGCACCGGCGAAGCCGGCGCAGCGACCCGACGGCACGATCGCCGCGCGCACGACGAAGACCCCCGCGAAGCCCGCGCCGGTCCCCGCCGACCGCGACAAGGCAGACGCGAAGGCCGAGTCGAAGGCCGACGAGCCCACCGTCACGCCGCTGCGCGGCATGCCGAAGGCGCTCGCCCACAACATGGACCTCTCGCTGGCCGTGCCGACCGCCACGTCGGTGCGCACGGTGCCCGCGAAGCTCATGATCGACCAGCGCATCGTGATCAACAACCACCTGCGCAGGACGCGCGGCGGCAAGATCTCGTTCACGCACCTCATCGGCTACGCGCTCGTGCAGGCGCTCAAGGCGTTCCCGAGCCAGAACGTGTCGTACGCCGAGGTGGACGGCAAGCCGTCGCTCGTCGCGCATCCGCACGTCAACCTCGGCATCGCGATCGACCTGCCGAAGCCCGACGGCACGCGCGCCCTGCTGGTGCCGAGCATCAAGCAGGCCGACACGATGGACTTCGCGGAGTTCATCGGCGCGTACGAGCAGCTCGTGAAGAAGGCTCGTGCGAACAAGCTCGAGGCCGGCGACTTCGCAGGCACGACGATCTCGCTCACGAACCCCGGCGGCATCGGCACCGTGCACTCCGTGCCGCGCCTCATGCAGGGCCAGGGATGCATCATCGGCGCCGGCGCGCTCGACTACCCGGCCGAGTTCCAGGGTGCGAGCGTCGAGCGTCTCGCGGATGCGGGCATCGGCAAGACGATCACGCTGACGTCGACGTACGACCACCGGGTCATCCAGGGCGCGGGCTCCGGCGAGTACCTGAAGGTCGTGCACGCCCTGCTGCAGGGCCAGGACGGCTTCTACGAGGGCATCTTCGCCGACCTCCGCATCCCCTACAAGCCGATCGCGTGGGCGCAGGACGTCTCGGTGCACGAGTCCGACGAGCTGTCGAAGCAGACTCGCGTCGCGCAGCTCATCAACTCGTACCGCGTGCGCGGCCACCTCATGGCCGACATCGACCCGCTCGAGTACGTGCAGCGCACGCACCCCGACCTCGAGATCGAGCAGCACGGCCTGTCGTTCTGGGACCTCGACCGCGAGTTCGTCACCGGCGGCTTCGGCGGCCGGCGCTCGGCGCAGTTGCGCGACGTGCTCGGCGTGCTGCGCGACACGTACTGCCGCACGATGGGCGTCGAGTACATGCACATCGCCGACCCGGCGCAGCGCAAGTGGTTCCAGGACCACCTCGAGGTGCCGTACGTCAAGCCGACGCACGACGAGCAGATGCGCATCCTGCGCAAGCTCAACGAGGCCGAGGCGTTCGAGACGTTCCTGCAGACGAAGTACGTCGGCCAGAAGCGCTTCTCGCTCGAGGGCTCCGAGTCGATGATCGCCTTCCTCGACGCGCTCATCCAGGGCGCTGCGGAGGCGAGCCTCGAGGAGGTCGTGATCGGCATGCCGCACCGCGGCCGCCTCAACGTGCTCACGAACATCGCGGGCAAGACGTACGGCCAGATCTTCCAGGAGTTCGAGGGCGCCGCCGTCATGCAGGGCTCGGGCGACGTGAAGTACCACCTCGGCACCGAGGGCACCTTCGTGGCTGCCGACGGCTCCGAGATCCCCGTGTACCTCGCCGCGAACCCGTCGCACCTCGAGGCCGTCAACGGCGTGCTCGAGGGCATCGCCCGCGCGAAGCAGGACCGCATCGGCGACGGTCGTCGCTCGGTGCTGCCCGTGCTCGTGCACGGCGACGCCGCCATGGCGGGCCAGGGCGTCGTGTTCGAGACGCTGCAGCTGTCGCAGCTGCGCGGCTACACGACCGGCGGCACGGTGCACCTCGTCGTCAACAACCAGATCGGCTTCACGACCCCGCCGTCGGAGTCGCGCTCGTCGATCTACTCGACCGACATCGCCAAGGCGATCGGCGCCCCCGTGTTCCACGTGAACGGCGACGACCCCGAGGCCGTCGTGCGCGTCGCGGAGCTGGCGTTCCAGTACCGCGAGGAGTTCAAGCGCGACGTCGTCATCGACCTCATCACGTACCGCCGCCGCGGGCACAACGAGGGCGACGACCCCACGATGACGCAGCCGCTCATGTACTCGCTCATCGAGCGCAAGCGCTCGGTGCGCACGCTGTACGCCGAGAACCTCGTGGGTCGCGGCGACATCACCGAGGACGAGTACGAGGACGCGCAGAAGGACTTCCAGGACCGCCTCGAGCGCGCGTTCATGGAGACCCACGCCGCCGCGACGGGCTCGATGCCCATCCCGACGCAGACGCCCGAGGCCACGATGGTCGGCACGCCCGCCGACACCGGCATCTCGCGCGCTGCGATCGAGGCGATCGGCGACGCGCACGCGAACTCGCCCGAGGGCTTCACGGTGCACACCAAGGTGCAGCAGGTGCTGAAGAAGCGCCTCGACATGAGCCGCAATGGCGGCGTCGACTGGGCGTTCGGCGAGCTGCTCGCCCTGGGCTCGCTGCTCATGGAGGGCACGGCGGTGCGCATGGCTGGCCAGGATGCCCGCCGTGGCACGTTCGTGTCGCGCCACGCCGTCATGCACGACAAGGTGAACGGCCAGGAGTGGCTGCCGCTCGCGAACCTCTCCGAGGACCAGGCGCGTCTGTCGATCTACGACTCCCTGCTGTCGGAGTACGCCGCGATGGCGTTCGAGTACGGCTACTCGGTCGAGCGCCCCGACGCGCTCGTGCTGTGGGAGGCGCAGTTCGGCGACTTCGTGAACGGCGCGCAGATCGTCGTCGACGAGTTCCTCTCGAGCGCCGAGCAGAAGTGGAACCAGTTCTCGTCGCTGACGCTGCTGCTGCCGCACGGCTACGAGGGTGCGGGACCCGACCACTCGTCGGCGCGCATCGAGCGCTTCCTGCAGCTCGCTGCCGAGCAGAACATGATCATCGCGCGTCCGTCGACGCCCGCGTCGTACTTCCACCTGCTGCGTCGCCAGGCGTACCAGCGCCCGCGTCGTCCGCTCATCGTGTTCACGCCCAAGGCGATGCTGCGTCTGCGCGACGCGGTGAGCCCGGTCGAGGACTTCGAGACCGGCACCTTCCAGCCCGTCATCGACGACGCGAAGGTGGACTCGTCGAAGGTGCGCCGCGTGCTCATCCACTCGGGCAAGATCCACTACGACATCGCGACCGAGATGGCGAAGCGCGAGATCGACGACGTGGCGCTCGTGCGCCTCGAGCAGCTGTACCCGCTCGACGTCGACGCCCTCAACGCCGCGCTCGACCGCTACGACGGCGCCGAGCTCGTGTGGGTGCAGGAGGAGCCGCTCAACCAGGGCGCATGGCCATCGGTGCACTACACGCTGCCGCGCCACCTGCACCACGGCCGCACGCTGCGCGCCATCGGTCGTGCCGCGTCGGCGAGCCCCGCGACGGGCTCCCCGAAGCGCTCGGCCGCCGAGCTGGCGCAGATCCTCGACGAGGCGCTGGGCGCCTGA
- a CDS encoding HNH endonuclease produces MQAQVVVLNATLEPIGVASLQRAVAFVVKERAQIMLASEGTIRSESFEMPVPKVVVFNDYVAVPHTRMYDRMPWTRRGVLERDRRRCAYCGSAGSTIDHIQPVSRGGESTWLNTITACVDCNGRKGNRTPTEASMPLQFEPRVVWRREVVMLAVEAAGVDLVALGLAR; encoded by the coding sequence ATGCAGGCCCAGGTGGTGGTGCTGAACGCGACGCTCGAGCCGATCGGCGTCGCTTCCCTGCAGCGCGCTGTCGCCTTCGTGGTGAAGGAGCGCGCGCAGATCATGCTCGCGTCCGAGGGCACGATCCGCTCCGAGAGCTTCGAGATGCCGGTGCCGAAGGTCGTCGTCTTCAACGACTACGTCGCCGTGCCGCACACGCGCATGTACGATCGCATGCCCTGGACGCGCCGCGGCGTGCTCGAGCGCGACCGCCGACGCTGCGCCTACTGCGGCAGCGCGGGCTCGACGATCGACCACATCCAGCCGGTGTCGCGAGGCGGCGAGTCGACGTGGCTCAACACGATCACGGCGTGCGTCGACTGCAACGGCCGCAAGGGCAACCGCACGCCGACGGAGGCGTCGATGCCGCTGCAGTTCGAGCCGCGCGTCGTCTGGCGACGCGAGGTCGTGATGCTCGCGGTCGAGGCGGCGGGGGTCGACCTCGTCGCGCTCGGCCTCGCGCGTTGA